In Pantoea cypripedii, the following proteins share a genomic window:
- the dnaC gene encoding DNA replication protein DnaC: protein MKTPNDLFSRLKKLMPHEVKPKFTSGEELLAWNQEQGRLRSEAIVRENRAMKMQRIMGRSGIRELHMNCSFDNYRVENEGQRKALSLAREYAAGFDNSISSFVFSGRPGTGKNHLAAAIGNDLILRGKSVLIVTVADLMSSMKGTFSGGSDITEERLLQDLSNVDLLVIDEIGMQSESRYEKVIINQIVDRRSSSKRPTGMLSNLDPAGMNTLLGERVMDRMRLGNSLWVRFDWESYRSRVRGDEY, encoded by the coding sequence ATGAAAACGCCGAACGATCTTTTCAGCCGCCTGAAAAAACTGATGCCGCATGAGGTGAAACCAAAATTCACCAGCGGTGAAGAACTGCTGGCCTGGAATCAGGAGCAGGGCCGTTTACGCTCCGAAGCCATTGTGCGTGAGAATCGTGCGATGAAGATGCAGCGTATTATGGGCCGCTCCGGTATCCGCGAACTGCATATGAATTGCTCGTTCGACAACTATCGGGTGGAAAACGAAGGGCAACGCAAAGCATTGAGCCTGGCGCGTGAGTACGCGGCGGGTTTTGATAACAGCATTTCCAGCTTTGTGTTTTCCGGCCGCCCTGGTACCGGCAAAAACCATCTGGCGGCAGCTATCGGTAATGACCTGATTCTGCGTGGTAAAAGCGTGCTGATTGTGACCGTAGCGGATTTGATGTCGAGCATGAAAGGCACCTTCAGCGGCGGCAGCGATATCACTGAAGAACGCCTGTTGCAGGATCTCAGTAATGTCGATCTGCTGGTGATCGATGAGATCGGCATGCAAAGCGAATCACGCTATGAAAAAGTGATCATTAACCAGATTGTCGATCGCCGATCCTCGTCCAAACGCCCGACGGGCATGTTGTCGAACCTCGACCCCGCCGGGATGAACACGCTGCTGGGCGAGCGCGTGATGGACCGTATGCGCCTCGGCAATAGCCTGTGGGTGCGCTTCGACTGGGAAAGTTACCGCAGCCGCGTACGCGGCGATGAATACTAA